Proteins encoded together in one Rhinoraja longicauda isolate Sanriku21f chromosome 22, sRhiLon1.1, whole genome shotgun sequence window:
- the LOC144604657 gene encoding purine nucleoside phosphorylase-like → MMHSADIICYETYLETAEWLLSRTKHRPKVAIICGSGLGALAETLADQETFKYTDIPNFLKSTVQGHAGQLVFGEMKGKTCVCMQGRFHMFEGYPLTKITFPVRVFRLLGVEVLIVTNAAGSIADDYNTGDIMIIKDHVNLLGMAGQHPLRGPNDEKFGGRFPCMSDAYDRALGKLALDLSTELDCAHLVHHGVYAMVGGPSFETIAEARFLHKLGVDVVGMSTVPEVTVARHCGLRVFGLSLITNKVTKEYNSAEAVDHNAVLSIGKMRAEVVQRLIMELVGRMEVTSTGVQDIPGEQIQ, encoded by the exons ATCTGGAGACAGCAGAATGGTTGTTGTCAAGGACCAAACATCGGCCAAAGGTTGCAATAATCTGTGGCTCGGGATTAGGAGCTCTTGCTGAGACACTCGCTGATCAGGAGACCTTCAAGTACACAGATATTCCCAACTTCCTGAAAAGCACAG TGCAAGGACATGCTGGACAACTAGTCTTTGGAGAAATGAAGGGGAAGACTTGCGTATGTATGCAGGGACGTTTCCACATGTTCGAAGGTTACCCACTCACAAAG ATAACTTTCCCTGTCCGGGTTTTCCGACTGCTGGGGGTTGAAGTTCTGATTGTGACCAATGCGGCCGGATCGATTGCGGATGATTACAACACGGGGGACATCATGATCATCAAGGATCACGTTAATCTGCTGGGGATGGCAGGGCAGCATCCTCTTCGGGGACCCAATGATGAAAA GTTTGGTGGCCGCTTCCCCTGTATGTCTGATGCGTATGACAGGGCACTGGGCAAGCTGGCTCTGGATTTAAGCACTGAGCTGGACTGTGCTCATTTAGTGCATCACGGTGTGTACGCCATGGTTGGCGGCCCCAGCTTCGAGACAATTGCTGAAGCACGTTTTCTTCACAAGCTTGGAGTTGATGTTGTGG GAATGAGCACTGTTCCTGAAGTCACTGTGGCAAGACACTGCGGCCTGCGAGTGTTTGGCCTCTCACTGATCACCAACAAAGTGACGAAGGAGTATAACAGCGCTGAAGCAGTGGACCACAACGCTGTTCTGAGTATCGGCAAAATGAGGGCTGAGGTGGTGCAACGCCTGATAATGGAGCTTGTGGGTCGCATGGAGGTGACATCCACGGGTGTGCAAGACATCCCAGGAGAACAAATACAGTAA